From Montipora foliosa isolate CH-2021 chromosome 6, ASM3666993v2, whole genome shotgun sequence, a single genomic window includes:
- the LOC138005621 gene encoding uncharacterized protein codes for MPVPLKSDNVCLANNRQLAVKRWNQLNAKFKKNPKFFTDYQTFIRDLTSQCAKRIPAVRLEVQDSKVNYNLHTGVYHPKKPGQIRAVFDCSAQYNGVSFNDYLLQSPDFMNDLFGILCRFRHESIALRTDVKSMFHQFVIWEKHRDLLRFCWWLNGDPSKELVEYRMKAHLFSASSSPACAHVGIRRAADNGEEEFGADAPTFIRKNFYVDDGLKSVPTVTEAIHLF; via the coding sequence ATGCCAGTTCCCTTGAAGTCTGACAATGTGTGTCTTGCCAACAACCGTCAGCTTGCTGTAAAAAGATGGAACCAACTGAATGCAAAGTTCAAAAAGAATCCGAAGTTCTTCACAGACTACCAGACCTTTATAAGGGACCTAACTTCTCAATGTGCAAAAAGAATCCCTGCTGTTCGTCTTGAAGTACAAGACAGCAAAGTTAACTATAATCTTCATACAGGAGTCTACCATCCCAAGAAACCAGGACAGATACGTGCAGTATTTGACTGTTCAGCGCAGTACAATGGTGTCAGCTTCAATGACTACCTGCTGCAAAGTCCTGATTTTATGAATGATCTTTTCGGGATCCTGTGTCGTTTTCGCCACGAAAGTATTGCCTTAAGGACGGACGTAAAGAGCATGTTCCATCAGTTTGTGATCTGGGAAAAACATAGAGACCTATTGCGTTTCTGTTGGTGGCTGAACGGAGACCCGTCAAAGGAATTAGTTGAGTACCGTATGAAAGCTCATCTGTTCAGCGCCAGCAGCTCCCCAGCTTGTGCGCACGTTGGGATCAGACGAGCAGCAGATAATGGTGAAGAAGAATTCGGTGCCGATGCACCTACATTCATACGCAAGAATTTCTATGTAGATGATGGGCTTAAATCTGTGCCAACCGTTACTGAAGCCATACATCTCTTCTGA